Proteins from one Aquila chrysaetos chrysaetos chromosome 5, bAquChr1.4, whole genome shotgun sequence genomic window:
- the USP43 gene encoding ubiquitin carboxyl-terminal hydrolase 43 has product AAGGRRRRALRSLGSLAGRLLRTWARLAGGRGSRRAAPEDDEGGFRGGGPGGERRQRRRPGGAAAAAGSGSGSGGERPPGAQGLRNHGNTCFMNAVVQCLSNTAPLAEFLALGRYRARGARAEVTHRLAALVRALWTRDYTPQLSAEFKNIVSKHSSQFRGNAQHDALEFLLWLLDRMHEDLGAASPAQQTRVPEEPSEDRSDGASSSPPAAQHPRGQSFVQSHFQAQYRSSLTCPHCLKQSNTFDPFLCISLPIPLRQTRALNVTLVLQCERRRFVRVGLAVPLLGTVAELREMVAREGRIPPEQVILAEVSPRGFLRSLGDAEELGAAGEGAPLYAFQPPPACRAGCPRSLPASPGAAHPDGQRPLPAAARSSDCLHRGAGGRILLLLCNTAGAGPRLARFGPPLVLREERGVSWEQLQQSILAQLRALLRGEVQAQGAGALFRIRLAGGSAPCTYLSPQDPRPLCHPAVDRALQLSGTGGPPHVKLTVEWDLSTKERLFGNVQEEVVQDAESVRLQQQAHRQQHSCTLDECFQLYTKEEQLAPDDAWRCPHCKVPQQGTVKLSLWTLPDILIIHLKRFRQVAEHRHKLTTLVKFPLRGLDMAPHVAQRGQAGGQLLGRWAPWQPPLCLPPSCPRDYLYDLYAVCNHHGSMQGGHYTAYCCNALDGRWYSYDDSRVEGVREAEVSTRSAYILFYQRRNAVPAWSASSSVRGSTASSLADHWLARLGGSTWDTAATRSSPPGTPDATAAPEKGGFEARPLVRGVQGRSLSVKVSPAGGPPRAVPPRWSFAGKERGRPGVPGELVAYLESGRRPRCTRRSLFPLGTGGESGPDAPPAPSPAPAGPPKQPDKGQEEAGTPRAPRQPLRVPTLRRAASAGAEGSLRLPPKSQSSPGRSGDGTGGAPPPRAAAAGGGRGCPCGTAVPRPGGHGALAQLGQPAPASQGGPAALGLAGQGRGGGPPCLPGAPPGPCCSRDGSPWARCAARPCPSPASEPGPAGIPTGGSSNRGLPNWGLPNWGYAKLGLCQTGGVLTQGLLNQGIPNKGILKQGHPEPGTS; this is encoded by the exons gcggcgggcgggcggcggcggcgcgccctgcgctccctgggcagcctggccGGGCGGCTGCTCCGCACCTGGGCGCGCCTGGCCGGGGGCCGCGGgagccgccgcgccgccccggaGGACGACGAGGGCGGGTTCcgggggggcggccccggcggggagcggcggcagcggcggcggcccgggggggcggcggcggcggcggggagcgggagcgggagcgggggggagcGGCCGCCGGGCGCGCAGGGGCTGCGGAACCACGGGAACACCTGCTTCATGAACGCGGTGGTGCAGTGCCTGAGCAACACGGCCCCGCTGGCCGAGTTCCTGGCGCTGGGCCGCTACCGCGCCCGCGGGGCCCGCGCCGAGGTCACCCACCGGCTGGCCGCCCTGGTCCGCGCCCTCTGGACCCGCGACTACACGCCGCAGCTCTCCGCCGAGTTCAAG AACATCGTCTCCAAGCACAGCTCGCAGTTTCGGGGCAACGCGCAGCACGACGCCCTCGAGttcctgctctggctgctggaCCGCATGCACGAGGACCTGGGCGCTGCCTCCCCCGCCCAGCAGACCCGTGTCCCCGAGGAG CCCAGCGAGGACAGGAGCGACGgtgccagcagctccccacCAGCCGCCCAGCATCCCCGCGGGCAGAGCTTCGTGCAGAGCCACTTCCAGGCGCAGTACAG GTCCTCCCTGACGTGCCCTCACTGCCTGAAGCAGAGCAACACCTTCGATCCCTTCCTGTGCATCTCCCTGCCCATCCCGCTGCGCCAGACCAG GGCTCTCAACGTCACCCTGGTGCTGCAGTGCGAGCGCCGGCGGTTCGTGCGGGTGGGGCTGGCCGTGCCCCTGCTGGGCACCGTGGCCGAGCTGCGGGAGATGGTGGCGCGGGAGGGACGCATCCCCCCGGAGCAG GTGATCCTGGCCGAGGTGTCCCCGCGGGGCTTCCTGCGCTCCCTCGGTGACGCGGAGGAGCTGGGtgctgccggggagggggctcccCTCTACGCCTTCCAGCCCCCGCCGGCCTGCCGCGCAG GGTGCCCCCGCAGCCTGCCCGCCTCCCCCGGGGCGGCCCACCCGGACGGGCAGcgcccgctgcccgccgctgcccgctccTCCGACTGCCTGCaccgcggggcgggcggccgcatcctgctgctgctctgcaacaCGGCGGGCGCCGGGCCGCGGCTCGCCAG GTTCGGGCCGCCGCTGGTGCTGCGGGAGGAGCGGGGCGTCTCCTGggagcagctccagcagagcATCCTGGCCCAGCTGCGGGCGCTGCTGCGGGGCGAGGTGCAGGCGCAG GGCGCGGGAGCCCTCTTCCGCATCCGCCTGGCCGGGGGCTCGGCCCCCTGCACCTACCTGTCCCCGCAGGACCCCCGCCCTCTCTGCCACCCCGCCGTTGACAG AGCCCTGCAGCTGAGTGGGACGGGTGGCCCTCCCCACGTGAAGCTGACGGTGGAGTGGGACCTGAGCACCAAAGAGCG CCTTTTCGGCAACGTCCAGGAGGAGGTGGTGCAGGACGCAGAGAGCGTGCGGCTGCAGCAGCAAGCGCAccggcagcagcacagctgcacgCTGGATGAGTGTTTCCAGCTCTACACCAAGGAGGAGCAG CTGGCCCCGGATGACGCCTGGCGCTGCCCGCACTGCAAGGTGCCCCAGCAGGGCACGGTGAAGCTGAGCCTCTGGACGCTGCCCGACATCCTCATCATCCACCTCAAGCGCTTTCGCCAGGTGGCTGAGCACCGGCACAAACTCACCACGCTGGTGAAGTTCCCCCTGCGGGGTCTCGATATGGCCCCCCACGTGGCGCAGCGGGGCCAGGCCGGCGGGCAGCTGTTGGGGCGCTGGGCGCCCTGGCAGCcccccctctgcctgcccccgAGCTGCCCCCGCGACTACCTCTACGACCTCTACGCCGTCTGCAACCACCACGGCAGCATGCAGGGCGGCCACTACACTG cctACTGCTGCAACGCCCTGGACGGGCGGTGGTACAGCTACGACGACAGCAGGGTGGAGGGGGTGCGGGAGGCGGAGGTGAGCACCCGCAGCGCCTACATCCTCTTCTACCAGCGCCGCAACGCCGTGCCCGCGTGGTCGGCCAGCAGCTCCGTCAGGG GCTCCACCGCCTCGTCGCTCGCCGATCACTGGCTGGCCCGCCTGGGCGGCAGCACGTGGGACACCGCGGCCACCCGGTCCTCCCCGCCTGGCACCCCCGATGCCACCGCCGCCCCGGAGAAAG gtGGCTTCGAGGCCAGACCCTTGGTGCGCGGCGTCCAGGGCCGCAGCCTCAGCGTCAAGGTCTCGCCCGCCGGCGGCCCCCCCAGGGCCGTGCCCCCGCGTTGGTCCTTCGCCGGCAAGgagcgggggcggccgggggtCCCAGGGGAGCTGGTGGCCTACCTGGAATCGGGGCGCCGGCCCCGCTGCACCCGCCGCTCCCTCTTCCCGCTCGGCACAGGTGGGGAGAGCGGCCCCGacgcccccccggcccccagccccgcgccaGCCGGCCCCCCGAAACAGCCCGAcaaggggcaggaggaggcgggcaccccccgagccccccgccAACCCCTCCGCGTGCCAACGCTGCGGCGAGCCGCCAGCGCCGGCGCCGAGGGGTCCCTGCGCCTGCCCCCCAAAAGCCAGAGCAGCCCGGGGCGGAgcggggacgggacggggggggCTCCGCCGCCCCGGGCTGCCGCGGCCGGAGGGGGACGCGGGTGTCCCTGTGGCACGGCTgtcccccggcccggcggccaTGGCGCGCTCGCACAGCTCGGCCAGCCTGCCCCCGCGTCCCAAGGGGGGCCTGCGGCGCTCGGCCTCGCTGGGCA